A single genomic interval of Celeribacter indicus harbors:
- a CDS encoding LysR family transcriptional regulator — protein sequence MDWDKLRIFHAVADAGSLTHAGDILHLSQSAVSRQIRALEESLGTTLFHRHARGLILTEQGELLFEATRAMAKRLEAAAARIRDSEEEVYGELRVTTATGFGTLWLAPRLSKLYDKYPDLKIDLMLEERVLDLPMREADIAIRMKEPSQADLIRKRLMNIRMRLFATQHYIDAHGMPETMADLAHHRLICQNPNAPQVAAGARLVEELNEYDIRSKLFVNNYFGVLQAVLNHLGIGVLPDYLVESSPNLVRVLPDVESGEVPVFLAYPEELRHSKRVEVFRDFITEEINAHRRQMREDEDF from the coding sequence ATGGACTGGGACAAACTGAGAATTTTTCACGCGGTGGCCGATGCGGGCTCGCTCACCCATGCCGGCGACATCCTGCATCTGAGCCAGTCCGCCGTCTCCCGCCAGATCCGCGCGCTCGAGGAATCGCTCGGCACGACGCTGTTCCACCGCCACGCCCGCGGCCTGATCCTGACCGAACAGGGCGAACTCCTGTTCGAGGCGACCCGCGCCATGGCCAAGCGGCTCGAAGCCGCCGCCGCGCGGATCCGCGACAGCGAGGAGGAGGTCTATGGCGAGTTGCGCGTCACCACCGCCACCGGCTTCGGCACGCTCTGGCTCGCCCCGCGCCTGTCGAAGCTCTATGACAAGTACCCGGATCTCAAGATCGACCTGATGCTCGAGGAGCGCGTGCTCGACCTGCCGATGCGCGAGGCCGATATCGCCATCCGCATGAAGGAGCCGTCCCAGGCCGACCTCATCCGCAAGCGCCTGATGAACATCCGCATGCGGCTGTTCGCGACCCAGCATTACATCGACGCCCACGGCATGCCGGAGACGATGGCCGACCTCGCCCATCACCGGCTGATCTGCCAGAACCCGAACGCGCCGCAGGTCGCCGCCGGCGCGCGGCTCGTCGAGGAGCTCAACGAATACGACATCCGCTCGAAGCTTTTCGTGAACAACTATTTCGGGGTGTTGCAGGCGGTGCTGAACCACCTCGGCATCGGCGTGCTGCCCGATTACCTCGTCGAGAGCTCGCCCAACCTCGTGCGCGTCCTGCCCGACGTGGAAAGCGGCGAAGTCCCCGTCTTCCTCGCCTATCCCGAGGAATTGCGGCACTCGAAGCGGGTCGAGGTCTTCCGCGACTTCATCACCGAAGAGATCAACGCCCATCGCCGCCAGATGCGCGAGGACGAGGATTTCTGA
- a CDS encoding lysophospholipid acyltransferase family protein codes for MRTHTGGQDGPSARQIARDITYAHSARSRTGRVLIRLMENATGRMALIRRAEGYDREVAAGRDFWAVMVERYGLELEIARGRLDDIPREGPLVVVANHPYGILDGLMLGHILSVRRPEFRILAHRVFRKAEDLERVILPVSFEETKEAVALNLATRRAAVDLLGAGGCIGIFPGGTVSTAARPLGRPMDPGWRAFTAKMVAKSGATVVPVYFDGANSRLFQLASHLHGTLRMGLLIREFRARTGAPVRVAIGRPIPAAELARFRGDPKMLMDFLRAETYALSPTPLADPGLGFEFEEKHRPGARGRAGGAPRKGLKDRY; via the coding sequence ATGCGGACACACACAGGCGGGCAGGACGGGCCGTCGGCACGGCAGATCGCGCGCGACATCACCTATGCGCATTCCGCGCGGAGCCGGACGGGGCGCGTGCTCATCCGGCTGATGGAGAACGCGACCGGGCGGATGGCGCTGATCCGGCGGGCCGAGGGCTACGACCGCGAGGTGGCGGCGGGACGCGATTTCTGGGCGGTGATGGTGGAGCGATACGGGCTCGAGCTCGAGATCGCGCGCGGGCGGCTCGACGACATCCCGCGCGAGGGGCCGCTGGTCGTGGTCGCCAACCATCCCTACGGCATTCTCGATGGGCTGATGCTGGGCCATATCCTGTCGGTCCGGCGGCCGGAGTTCCGCATCCTCGCGCATCGCGTCTTCAGGAAGGCGGAGGATCTCGAGCGGGTCATCCTGCCGGTCTCCTTCGAGGAGACGAAGGAGGCGGTGGCGCTCAACCTCGCCACGCGCAGGGCGGCGGTGGATCTGCTGGGCGCGGGCGGCTGCATCGGGATCTTTCCGGGCGGCACCGTCTCCACGGCGGCGCGGCCGCTGGGGCGGCCGATGGATCCGGGCTGGCGGGCCTTCACCGCGAAGATGGTGGCGAAATCCGGGGCGACGGTGGTGCCGGTCTATTTCGACGGCGCGAATTCCCGGCTCTTCCAGCTTGCGAGCCACCTGCACGGCACGCTGCGCATGGGGCTCCTGATCCGGGAATTCCGCGCCCGCACCGGCGCGCCGGTCCGGGTCGCGATCGGGCGTCCGATCCCGGCGGCGGAGCTTGCGCGTTTCCGCGGCGATCCGAAAATGCTTATGGATTTTCTGCGCGCCGAGACCTATGCGTTATCTCCGACGCCTCTGGCCGACCCCGGCCTTGGCTTCGAGTTCGAGGAAAAACATCGGCCGGGCGCACGCGGCAGGGCGGGCGGGGCGCCGAGAAAGGGCCTGAAGGACCGGTATTGA
- a CDS encoding glutamate racemase, producing MAVGIFDSGLGGLTVLDAVTKRLPEVPFVYFADSAHAPYGVRTADDIYALTTRAVERLWEEGCDLVILACNTASAAALRRMQESWIPREKRVLGVFVPLIEALTERHWGDNSPPREVAVKHVALFATPATVASRAFQRELAFRAIGVDVEAQACGGVVDAIEDGDLILADALVRSHVDALRRKMPHPDAAILGCTHYPMMEEAFKDALGPEVTVYSQASLVAASLADYLQRHPGMLGSGTQGKFLTTGDPVKVGRGATQFLRRKVDFVKV from the coding sequence ATGGCAGTGGGCATTTTCGACAGTGGACTGGGCGGGCTGACCGTGCTCGACGCGGTGACGAAGCGGTTGCCGGAGGTGCCTTTCGTCTATTTCGCCGACAGCGCCCATGCGCCCTATGGCGTGCGCACGGCGGACGACATCTATGCGCTGACCACGCGGGCGGTCGAAAGGCTCTGGGAGGAAGGCTGCGACCTCGTCATCCTCGCCTGCAACACCGCCTCGGCGGCGGCGCTGCGGCGGATGCAGGAAAGCTGGATCCCGCGCGAGAAGCGGGTGCTCGGCGTCTTCGTGCCGCTGATCGAGGCGCTGACCGAACGGCACTGGGGCGACAATTCCCCGCCGCGCGAGGTGGCGGTGAAACATGTCGCGCTCTTCGCCACGCCCGCGACCGTGGCCTCCCGTGCCTTCCAGCGCGAGCTCGCCTTCCGCGCGATCGGCGTGGATGTGGAGGCGCAGGCCTGCGGCGGCGTGGTCGATGCGATCGAGGACGGCGACCTGATCCTCGCGGATGCGCTGGTGCGGTCCCATGTCGACGCGCTCCGGCGCAAGATGCCCCATCCCGACGCGGCGATCCTCGGCTGTACCCATTATCCGATGATGGAGGAGGCGTTCAAGGACGCGCTCGGGCCGGAGGTCACCGTCTACAGCCAGGCGAGCCTCGTCGCCGCGAGCCTCGCCGACTACCTGCAACGCCATCCCGGCATGCTCGGCAGCGGGACGCAGGGCAAGTTCCTCACCACCGGCGACCCGGTGAAGGTCGGCCGCGGCGCGACGCAGTTCCTGCGACGAAAGGTCGATTTCGTGAAGGTCTGA
- the argC gene encoding N-acetyl-gamma-glutamyl-phosphate reductase yields MTRKIAILGASGYTGAELVRLIATHPEMEIVALSGDRKAGMAMAEVYPHLRHMDLPELCRIEEIDVAGVDLVFCALPHATSQAVIGALPAEVKVVDLSADFRLRDPAAYEAWYGKPHSAPELQKEAVYGLTEFYREEIRGARLVAGTGCNAATGQFILRPLIAAGVIDLDQIILDLKVAVSGAGRSLKEHLLFGELHDNVFGYSLGGRHRHLGEFDQEFSRVAGREVKIQFTPTLIPATRGILATAYVQGEAGAVHYALADAYMNEPFIKVLPFGAAPSMKDVRASNFCHIGVVEDRIPGRTIVVGTLDNLTKGSSGQAIQNANLMLGLEETAGLMAAPVYP; encoded by the coding sequence ATGACCAGGAAAATCGCCATTCTCGGAGCCTCGGGCTATACCGGAGCCGAACTCGTCCGACTGATCGCCACCCATCCCGAGATGGAGATCGTGGCGCTCTCGGGCGACCGCAAGGCCGGCATGGCAATGGCAGAGGTCTATCCGCATCTGCGCCACATGGACCTGCCGGAGCTGTGCAGGATCGAGGAGATCGACGTCGCGGGCGTCGATCTGGTGTTCTGCGCCCTGCCGCATGCGACCTCGCAGGCGGTGATCGGCGCGCTTCCCGCAGAGGTGAAGGTGGTGGACCTCTCCGCCGATTTCCGGCTGCGCGATCCCGCGGCCTACGAGGCCTGGTATGGCAAGCCGCATTCCGCCCCGGAGCTCCAGAAGGAGGCCGTCTACGGCCTCACCGAATTCTACCGGGAGGAGATCCGCGGCGCGCGGCTCGTCGCCGGCACGGGCTGCAACGCGGCGACGGGACAGTTCATCCTGCGCCCGCTGATCGCCGCCGGGGTGATCGACCTCGACCAGATCATCCTCGACCTGAAGGTCGCCGTCTCGGGCGCGGGCCGCTCGCTCAAGGAGCACCTGCTGTTCGGGGAGCTGCACGACAATGTCTTCGGCTATTCCCTCGGCGGCCGGCACCGGCACCTGGGCGAATTCGACCAGGAATTCTCCCGCGTCGCCGGGCGCGAGGTGAAGATCCAGTTCACCCCGACGCTCATCCCCGCGACCCGCGGCATCCTCGCCACCGCCTATGTGCAGGGCGAGGCCGGGGCGGTGCATTACGCGCTCGCGGATGCCTATATGAACGAACCGTTCATCAAGGTGCTTCCTTTCGGCGCAGCCCCCTCGATGAAGGATGTGCGGGCCTCCAATTTCTGTCATATTGGCGTGGTCGAGGACCGGATTCCGGGGCGCACCATCGTCGTCGGGACGCTCGACAACCTCACGAAGGGCTCTTCGGGGCAGGCGATCCAGAACGCCAACCTGATGCTCGGACTCGAGGAGACGGCGGGGCTCATGGCCGCGCCCGTCTATCCGTAG
- the ccmE gene encoding cytochrome c maturation protein CcmE: MAGLKNLKKKRRIQIFAVAAVALALSTAMIGYAMRDGINLFRSPTQVAEEPPREGEIFRLGGLVEDGSLVRGAGTEVRFSVTDGGATVPVRFTGVLPDLFGENQGMIGTGTLVEGVFVASEILAKHDETYMPKEVMDALKEQGVYKSPDAPES; encoded by the coding sequence ATGGCCGGTTTGAAGAACCTCAAGAAGAAACGCCGCATCCAGATCTTCGCGGTGGCCGCGGTGGCGCTCGCGCTGTCCACCGCGATGATCGGCTATGCGATGCGCGACGGGATCAACCTGTTCCGCTCCCCCACCCAGGTGGCCGAGGAGCCGCCGCGCGAGGGCGAGATCTTCCGCCTGGGCGGGCTCGTCGAGGACGGCTCCCTCGTGCGCGGCGCCGGGACGGAGGTGCGCTTTTCCGTCACCGACGGCGGCGCGACGGTGCCGGTGCGCTTCACCGGCGTGCTGCCCGATCTCTTCGGGGAGAATCAGGGCATGATCGGCACCGGCACGCTGGTCGAGGGCGTGTTCGTCGCCTCGGAGATCCTGGCCAAGCATGACGAGACCTACATGCCCAAGGAAGTGATGGACGCGCTCAAGGAACAGGGCGTCTACAAGTCCCCCGACGCCCCCGAAAGCTGA
- a CDS encoding holin-associated N-acetylmuramidase, with translation MQTVQQIADDIIAREGGFVNDPDDPGGATKYGVTIGTMRALGMDLDGDGRVTEGDLRKLTREGARDIFVEHYFRRPRIDELPPLLQASVFDMYVNAGANAVRILQRLLNDMGQGIAVDGLIGPKTIEAALLAQSLAPHHLADAYGIARRNYYYALADRRPASRKYARRRDGGKGGWIRRAEEFISPRYHLTEAEHAARVAPWG, from the coding sequence ATGCAGACAGTTCAGCAGATCGCAGATGACATCATCGCGCGGGAGGGCGGGTTCGTGAACGATCCCGACGATCCGGGCGGGGCGACGAAATACGGCGTGACCATCGGCACGATGCGCGCGCTGGGCATGGATCTCGACGGCGACGGGCGGGTGACGGAGGGCGACCTGCGCAAGCTCACCCGCGAGGGGGCGCGCGACATCTTCGTCGAACATTACTTCCGCCGCCCGCGGATCGACGAATTGCCGCCGCTGCTCCAGGCGAGCGTCTTCGACATGTATGTGAACGCGGGGGCGAATGCGGTGCGCATCCTCCAGCGCCTTCTGAACGACATGGGGCAGGGGATCGCCGTGGACGGCCTCATCGGGCCGAAGACCATCGAGGCCGCCCTTCTCGCGCAATCGCTTGCGCCGCATCACCTCGCGGATGCCTACGGGATCGCCCGGCGCAACTACTATTATGCCCTCGCCGACCGCCGCCCGGCCTCGCGCAAATACGCGCGCCGGCGCGACGGCGGCAAGGGCGGCTGGATCCGCCGGGCAGAGGAGTTCATCTCCCCGCGCTATCACCTGACGGAGGCCGAGCATGCCGCACGGGTGGCGCCATGGGGCTGA
- a CDS encoding holin family protein, with protein MGLIGRIFELMFGDGRNVVKDTAEVFFENAEGAADREAGHRKAAMEQFAAEFAAPRTGYFDRVMDALNRVPRPLMAFGTIGLCISAMVDPIWFASRMQGIALIPEPMWWLLGTIVSFYFGARYQVKSQEFQRSVAATMAQAPVVKANLAALRALGAGAEGAGPPVSGAGAEAGDLPGAGAANPALAAWREGRG; from the coding sequence ATGGGGCTGATCGGACGCATCTTCGAGCTGATGTTCGGCGACGGACGCAATGTCGTGAAGGACACGGCGGAGGTCTTCTTCGAGAATGCCGAAGGCGCGGCGGACCGCGAGGCGGGCCACCGAAAGGCGGCGATGGAGCAGTTCGCCGCCGAATTCGCCGCACCGCGCACGGGGTATTTCGACCGCGTCATGGACGCGCTCAACCGCGTGCCGCGCCCGCTCATGGCCTTCGGCACGATCGGGCTCTGCATCTCGGCCATGGTCGACCCGATCTGGTTCGCCTCCCGGATGCAGGGCATCGCCCTCATTCCCGAACCGATGTGGTGGCTCCTGGGCACCATCGTCTCCTTCTATTTCGGTGCGCGCTATCAGGTGAAGTCGCAGGAATTCCAGCGCTCCGTCGCGGCGACGATGGCGCAGGCGCCGGTGGTGAAGGCCAATCTCGCCGCGCTGAGGGCGCTCGGGGCGGGGGCGGAGGGCGCGGGACCGCCCGTTTCCGGCGCCGGGGCGGAGGCGGGCGACCTGCCCGGCGCCGGGGCCGCCAATCCCGCGCTCGCCGCCTGGCGGGAGGGACGGGGATGA
- a CDS encoding heme lyase CcmF/NrfE family subunit → MIVELGHFALVLAFFVAVVQTVLPLWGAQTGRRALMAAGEPAAMVQLALIAFSFCALTYAFVTSDFSLRVVVENSHTLKPMLYKVAGVWGNHEGSMLLWVLILALFGGAAALFGGNLPVTLRARVLGVQAAIGVAFLAFILFTSNPFQRLAMPPMNGQDLNPLLQDPGLAFHPPFLYLGYVGLSMTFSFAVAALLEGRVDAAWGRWVRPWTLAAWVFLTIGIALGSWWAYYELGWGGFWFWDPVENASFMPWLFAAALLHSAIVVEKREALKSWTILLAILAFGFSLIGTFLVRSGVITSVHAFANDPERGVFILLILAVFMGGALTLFTLRASAMQAKGVFSMVSRESALVINNILLAVAAFVVFIGTIWPLVAEAFWDRTLSVGAPFFNAAFTPFFTALAIILPVGAILPWKRARLGATAKKLIPSLILALAVLGLVWAIQTQQTLLGPIGLALGTWLVAGAVQDLLLRTGRRPNLGRLTRLPRADWGRLFAHGGLGITMMGIAGLTAWTVEDIRVVQEGDSFEVAGYTIALDAVERRQGPNYVTTMATIQVFDGDRRVATLHPEKRSYPVAQMPTTEAGIDNGFWRDVYLVIGDVQANGGWAVRTYIKPLANWIWGGAIIMALGGVLSLTDRRYRVAAGARKAAPAPREVPAE, encoded by the coding sequence ATGATCGTGGAACTTGGACATTTCGCCCTCGTGCTGGCCTTCTTCGTGGCCGTGGTCCAGACCGTGCTGCCGCTCTGGGGCGCACAGACCGGCCGGCGCGCGCTGATGGCGGCCGGCGAACCCGCGGCGATGGTGCAGCTCGCGCTCATCGCCTTTTCCTTCTGCGCGCTGACCTATGCCTTCGTCACCTCGGATTTCTCGCTGAGGGTGGTGGTCGAGAATTCGCATACGCTCAAACCCATGCTCTACAAGGTCGCCGGCGTCTGGGGCAACCACGAGGGCTCGATGCTCCTCTGGGTGCTGATCCTCGCGCTCTTCGGCGGCGCGGCGGCGCTGTTCGGCGGCAACCTGCCCGTGACGCTGCGCGCCCGCGTCCTCGGCGTCCAGGCCGCGATCGGGGTCGCCTTCCTCGCCTTCATCCTCTTCACCTCCAACCCGTTCCAGCGCCTCGCCATGCCGCCGATGAACGGGCAGGATCTCAACCCGCTCCTCCAGGATCCCGGCCTGGCCTTCCACCCGCCCTTCCTCTACCTCGGCTATGTCGGGCTCTCGATGACCTTCTCCTTCGCCGTCGCCGCCCTGCTCGAGGGCCGGGTGGACGCCGCCTGGGGCCGCTGGGTGCGGCCCTGGACGCTCGCGGCCTGGGTCTTCCTCACCATCGGCATCGCGCTCGGGTCGTGGTGGGCCTATTACGAACTCGGCTGGGGCGGGTTCTGGTTCTGGGATCCGGTGGAAAACGCCTCCTTCATGCCCTGGCTCTTCGCCGCCGCCCTGCTGCATTCCGCCATCGTCGTCGAGAAACGCGAAGCGCTGAAAAGCTGGACCATCCTGCTCGCGATTCTCGCCTTCGGCTTCTCGCTGATCGGCACCTTCCTCGTGCGCTCGGGCGTCATCACCTCGGTCCACGCCTTCGCCAACGATCCCGAACGCGGCGTCTTCATCCTGCTGATCCTCGCGGTCTTCATGGGCGGGGCGCTCACCCTCTTCACCCTGCGCGCCTCCGCGATGCAGGCCAAGGGCGTCTTCTCCATGGTCTCGCGGGAAAGCGCGCTCGTCATCAACAACATCCTGCTCGCCGTCGCGGCCTTCGTCGTCTTCATCGGCACGATCTGGCCGCTCGTCGCCGAAGCCTTCTGGGACCGCACGCTCTCGGTCGGCGCGCCCTTCTTCAACGCGGCCTTCACGCCCTTCTTCACCGCCCTCGCGATCATCCTGCCCGTGGGCGCGATCCTGCCGTGGAAACGCGCGCGCCTCGGCGCCACGGCGAAAAAGCTCATCCCCTCCCTGATCCTCGCCCTCGCCGTGCTGGGCCTCGTCTGGGCGATCCAGACGCAGCAGACCCTGCTCGGCCCGATCGGCCTCGCGCTCGGCACATGGCTCGTCGCGGGGGCGGTGCAGGACCTGCTGCTGCGCACCGGCCGGCGCCCGAACCTCGGCCGGCTCACCCGCCTGCCGCGCGCCGACTGGGGCCGGCTGTTCGCCCATGGCGGGCTCGGCATCACCATGATGGGCATCGCCGGGCTGACCGCCTGGACGGTCGAGGACATCCGCGTGGTGCAGGAGGGCGACAGCTTCGAGGTCGCGGGCTACACCATCGCGCTCGATGCGGTCGAGCGCCGGCAGGGGCCGAACTACGTCACCACCATGGCGACGATACAGGTGTTCGACGGCGACAGGCGCGTCGCCACCCTCCACCCGGAGAAACGCTCCTACCCGGTGGCGCAGATGCCGACGACCGAGGCGGGAATCGACAACGGCTTCTGGCGCGACGTCTACCTCGTGATCGGCGACGTCCAGGCGAATGGCGGCTGGGCGGTGCGCACCTATATCAAGCCGCTCGCGAACTGGATCTGGGGCGGCGCGATCATCATGGCGCTCGGCGGCGTGCTCTCGCTCACCGACCGCCGCTACCGCGTCGCCGCGGGCGCGCGCAAGGCCGCGCCGGCCCCGAGGGAGGTGCCTGCCGAATGA
- a CDS encoding cytochrome c-type biogenesis protein has product MKRLLLVLMLCLAAPLHAVQPEEMLDDPALEARARDISQGLRCLVCRNENIDESNAELAKDLRLLVRERLVAGDTNEEAVDYIVDRYGEYVLLKPTLTGANKLLWIAGPAMLLVALGIGFAFIRRRGHAPEQADLTEEEEKRLRSLLND; this is encoded by the coding sequence ATGAAACGCCTCCTCCTCGTCCTGATGCTCTGCCTCGCCGCCCCGCTTCACGCGGTCCAGCCCGAGGAGATGCTCGACGACCCGGCGCTCGAGGCGCGGGCGCGCGACATCTCGCAGGGCCTGCGCTGCCTCGTCTGCCGCAACGAGAACATCGACGAATCGAACGCGGAACTCGCGAAGGACCTGCGCCTGCTCGTGCGCGAGCGGCTCGTGGCGGGCGACACGAACGAGGAGGCGGTGGACTATATCGTCGACCGCTACGGCGAATACGTGCTGCTGAAACCGACGCTCACCGGCGCCAACAAGCTCCTCTGGATCGCGGGCCCGGCGATGCTGCTCGTCGCGCTCGGCATCGGCTTCGCCTTCATCCGCCGCCGCGGCCATGCGCCCGAACAGGCCGATCTCACCGAGGAGGAGGAGAAACGCCTCCGGTCGCTGCTGAACGACTAG
- a CDS encoding enoyl-CoA hydratase-related protein, which translates to MQYETIRVAREDGVAVVTLDRPAVRNALNTQMRAEITHAVRDAAASARVIVLTGGGRAFCSGQDLGDGVNAATADLERTLRDEYEPMLHAIHDSPAPTIAAVNGAAAGAGASLALACDVVIATQSAVFVQAFSRIGLIPDAGGTYVLPRLVGLARAMGSALFADEISAAQAMAWGMIYEAVPDSDFEAHWRARAAYLAKGPTVAYRNVKRAMHASFDNSLKDQLALEAKLQTQCGSTRDFKEGVLAFLEKRKPSYEGR; encoded by the coding sequence ATGCAGTACGAGACCATTCGCGTCGCGCGCGAGGACGGGGTTGCCGTCGTGACGCTCGACCGCCCGGCGGTGCGCAACGCGCTCAACACGCAGATGCGGGCGGAGATCACCCATGCGGTGCGCGATGCCGCGGCATCGGCGCGGGTGATCGTGCTCACCGGCGGGGGCCGCGCCTTCTGCTCGGGCCAGGATCTCGGGGACGGGGTGAATGCCGCGACGGCGGATCTCGAACGGACGCTGCGCGACGAATACGAGCCGATGCTGCATGCGATCCACGACAGCCCGGCGCCCACCATCGCCGCGGTCAACGGCGCGGCGGCGGGGGCGGGCGCCTCGCTCGCGCTGGCCTGCGACGTGGTGATCGCGACGCAATCGGCGGTCTTCGTCCAGGCCTTCTCCCGCATCGGCCTGATCCCGGACGCGGGCGGTACCTATGTGCTGCCGCGGCTCGTGGGGCTGGCCCGCGCCATGGGCTCGGCGCTTTTCGCCGACGAGATCTCGGCGGCGCAGGCGATGGCCTGGGGCATGATCTACGAGGCGGTGCCCGACAGCGATTTCGAGGCGCACTGGCGCGCGCGGGCGGCCTATCTGGCCAAGGGGCCGACGGTCGCCTACCGCAATGTGAAACGGGCGATGCACGCGTCCTTCGACAACAGCCTGAAGGACCAGCTTGCGCTCGAGGCAAAGCTCCAGACCCAATGCGGCAGCACCCGCGATTTCAAGGAAGGCGTGCTCGCCTTCCTCGAGAAGCGCAAACCCTCCTACGAGGGACGCTGA
- the gltA gene encoding citrate synthase, with protein MADTQKTATLTLDGKSYELPVLSPTAGPDVIDIRKLYGQADVFTYDPGFTSTASCDSAITYIDGEAGLLLHRGYPIGDLAEKSHFLEVCYLLLYGELPTAAQMEDFEGRITKHTMVHEQMLKFFSGFRRDAHPMAIMVGVVGAMSAFYHDSTDISDPWQREVATIRLIAKMPTIAAMAYKYTIGQPFVYPRNDLDYASNFLRMCFSVPAEEYEVNPILARAMDRIFMLHADHEQNASTSTVRLASSSGANPFACIAAGIACLWGPAHGGANQACLEMLREIGSVDRIPEFIARAKDKNDPFRLMGFGHRVYKNFDPRATVMKQSADEVLELLGIENNPTLQVAKELEKQALEDPYFTEKKLFPNVDFYSGIILEAMGFPTSMFTPIFALSRTVGWISQWKEMIEDPAMKIGRPRQLYTGATERPYVDIENRG; from the coding sequence ATGGCAGACACTCAGAAAACAGCGACACTCACGCTTGACGGCAAGTCCTACGAGCTTCCCGTTCTCTCGCCCACCGCCGGACCTGACGTGATCGACATCCGCAAGCTCTATGGCCAGGCCGACGTGTTCACCTACGATCCCGGCTTCACCTCCACCGCCTCCTGCGACAGTGCGATCACCTATATCGACGGCGAGGCGGGCCTGCTGCTGCACCGCGGGTATCCGATCGGCGACCTCGCCGAAAAGTCGCATTTCCTCGAAGTCTGCTATCTCCTGCTCTACGGGGAACTGCCGACCGCCGCGCAGATGGAGGATTTCGAAGGCCGCATCACCAAGCACACGATGGTGCATGAGCAGATGCTGAAATTCTTCTCCGGCTTCCGCCGCGACGCGCATCCGATGGCGATCATGGTCGGGGTCGTGGGCGCGATGTCCGCCTTCTACCACGACAGCACCGACATCTCGGACCCCTGGCAGCGCGAGGTCGCCACGATCCGCCTGATCGCCAAGATGCCGACCATCGCCGCGATGGCCTATAAATACACGATCGGCCAGCCCTTCGTCTATCCGCGCAACGATCTCGACTATGCGTCGAACTTCCTGCGCATGTGCTTCTCCGTCCCGGCGGAGGAATACGAGGTGAACCCGATCCTCGCCCGCGCGATGGACCGCATCTTCATGCTCCACGCCGACCACGAGCAGAACGCCTCCACCTCCACCGTGCGCCTCGCCTCCTCCTCGGGCGCCAACCCCTTCGCCTGTATCGCGGCGGGCATCGCCTGCCTCTGGGGCCCGGCCCATGGCGGCGCGAACCAGGCCTGCCTCGAGATGCTGCGCGAGATCGGTTCGGTGGACCGCATCCCGGAATTCATCGCCCGCGCCAAGGACAAGAACGATCCGTTCCGCCTGATGGGTTTCGGCCACCGGGTCTACAAGAACTTCGACCCGCGCGCGACCGTGATGAAACAGTCCGCCGACGAGGTTCTGGAGCTTCTGGGCATCGAGAACAACCCGACCCTCCAGGTCGCCAAGGAACTCGAAAAGCAAGCGCTGGAAGATCCGTATTTCACGGAGAAGAAACTCTTCCCGAACGTGGATTTCTACTCCGGCATCATCCTCGAGGCGATGGGCTTCCCGACCTCGATGTTCACCCCGATCTTCGCGCTGTCGCGCACGGTCGGCTGGATTTCCCAGTGGAAGGAGATGATCGAGGATCCGGCGATGAAGATCGGCCGCCCGCGCCAGCTCTACACCGGCGCCACCGAACGCCCCTATGTGGATATCGAGAACCGCGGCTGA